The Anopheles merus strain MAF chromosome 2L, AmerM5.1, whole genome shotgun sequence genome has a segment encoding these proteins:
- the LOC121592250 gene encoding lipase 1-like: protein MALASLTIRILLAVASVFTSVADVIFTEEDANLSTPEIILKYGYNSEVHNIETQDGYIIELHRVRSSPVYGPANPYKLPVLLMHGLMGSSADWILMGPEESLPYLLSDQGHDVWLGNARGNRYSRNHTHLSPEGREFWDFTFHEIGLYDLPVMVDHVLAQTGQPQLHYVGHSQGTTMFFVLNALRPEYNRKFRLMHALAPAVFLTHLQNPFLRFLAQHETAALQFVNFFGIFEVKPYQEDINRLAKALCPDFYSRALCLDAMHTMTGNKYHHMSQLGFPMLLRHLPAGCSLKQVAHFGQVVTSGHFRPYDYGVEENRRRYTGSAVPPDYDLTKVTAPVVIFYGLADQLTHPTDVRQLAGRLPNLVALNQLPNTTFNHMDFLLAGDAKDALYDSIIGNVEQA from the exons ATGGCGCTTGCATCACTAACCATTCGAATACTGTTGGCTGTCGCAAGTGTTTTTACGAGTGTTGCCGACGTTATTTTTACTGAAGAAGATGCAAATCTGTCAACG CCTGAAATCATTCTAAAGTATGGCTATAATAGCGAAGTACACAATATCGAGACGCAAGATGGATATATCATCGAGCTGCACCGTGTACGAAGTTCTCCAGTCTATGGACCAGCCAACCCCTACAAACTTCCAGTGTTGCTCATGCACGGTTTGATGGGTTCCTCCGCCGACTGGATTCTTATGGGACCGGAAGAATCACTTCCTTATTTGCTTTCCGACCAGGGCCATGACGTATGGCTCGGAAATGCGCGTGGTAATCGGTACAGCCGCAACCACACACACCTATCACCAGAGGGACGCGAGTTTTGGGACTTTACCTTCCATGAAATTGGACTCTACGACCTACCGGTCATGGTGGATCACGTACTAGCGCAAACAGGACAGCCCCAGCTACACTACGTGGGACATTCGCAAGGCACTACCATGTTTTTCGTACTGAACGCCTTGCGTCCCGAGTACAACCGGAAGTTTCGGCTCATGCACGCGCTTGCACCGGCAGTCTTTCTTACCCATCTGCAGAACCCATTTCTGCGGTTTTTGGCCCAACATGAAACGGCGGCTTTG caatttgtcaatttttttggtattttcgAGGTTAAACCATATCAAGAGGATATTAACCGACTGGCCAAAGCTCTATGTCCCGACTTCTACAGTAGAGCACTCTGCCTGGACGCGATGCACACAATGACGGGCAACAAGTACCATCACATGTCACAGCTAGGGTTCCCAATGCTGCTACGCCACCTACCGGCGGGATGTTCTCTGAAGCAGGTCGCTCACTTCGGCCAAGTAGTTACATCCGGACACTTCCGGCCGTATGACTACGGAGTGGAAGAAAACCGCCGCCGTTACACTGGGAGTGCAGTGCCTCCCGACTATGACCTCACCAAGGTCACTGCGCCGGTAGTCATCTTTTACGGCCTTGCCGATCAGCTAACGCACCCGACCGATGTGCGGCAGCTGGCAGGCCGCCTGCCCAACCTGGTAGCCCTGAACCAGCTGCCGAACACAACCTTCAACCATATGGACTTCCTGCTCGCGGGCGATGCCAAGGACGCTCTGTACGATAGCATTATCGGTAATGTGGAGCAAGCGTGA